One Henriciella litoralis genomic window carries:
- a CDS encoding O-methyltransferase has translation MSSSFNKINYSLRPNKSIQRSIIFEAIAQLVPEMIQDPFYIGLGSIWFTDFSAAHKKLGINRMTSIESDELGYKRALFNRPFKTVDVEHGLSTEILKKLAGDPELSKLPWIVWLDYDGIIGETMIEDLQLLTENAPSNSLILCTVNADSRSYHKPADAIKTLKFTFGDVVPSDLNKSDVKSVAMSSTIADLALKYMSSAAIKVSRPGGFIPAFSARYSDGPWMTTFGGVLPSKEKRQSFEQKVKSKRWPGLISNPIVTPILTLRETAVLQSTLPRTRKLTRAAVQRLGFDLSDEQIEAFQRFYRYYPAYAEISM, from the coding sequence GTGTCTTCTTCTTTCAACAAAATAAACTACAGTCTTCGACCCAACAAAAGCATTCAACGTTCGATCATCTTCGAAGCAATTGCTCAACTTGTCCCAGAGATGATCCAAGATCCGTTCTATATCGGTCTAGGGTCGATTTGGTTCACTGACTTTAGCGCGGCTCATAAAAAGCTTGGCATTAACAGAATGACGTCCATCGAGAGCGATGAACTGGGCTACAAAAGAGCGCTGTTCAACCGCCCTTTCAAGACGGTTGATGTTGAACATGGCTTATCAACCGAAATTCTAAAGAAACTCGCTGGAGACCCCGAATTATCGAAGCTGCCTTGGATAGTTTGGTTAGATTATGATGGTATTATCGGCGAGACGATGATTGAGGACTTGCAGCTGCTAACAGAGAATGCGCCCTCAAACTCCCTGATCTTGTGCACCGTAAATGCTGACAGTAGAAGCTACCACAAACCTGCGGACGCAATCAAAACTCTGAAATTTACATTTGGTGATGTAGTCCCGTCAGATTTAAACAAATCCGATGTAAAATCTGTTGCCATGTCCAGTACTATTGCCGATCTTGCTCTGAAATACATGTCTTCAGCTGCGATCAAGGTTTCCCGGCCGGGTGGATTCATACCTGCATTCTCCGCCAGATATAGCGACGGGCCCTGGATGACTACGTTTGGTGGCGTCCTTCCGTCGAAGGAAAAACGGCAATCCTTTGAACAAAAAGTGAAAAGCAAGCGCTGGCCTGGCTTGATATCCAACCCGATAGTAACTCCAATTTTGACACTGCGCGAAACAGCAGTCCTCCAGTCGACTTTGCCACGAACGAGAAAATTGACGCGTGCCGCTGTTCAGCGCTTGGGGTTTGACCTTTCCGACGAACAGATTGAAGCGTTCCAAAGATTTTATAGGTACTACCCAGCTTACGCGGAAATCTCGATGTAG
- a CDS encoding ATP-binding protein: MSKRGAANANPTKAFFVRMITRDITLEDCILDLVDNSVDGAWACVDGGPLTLDNQTRLDHFTINISINTDSFTISDNCGGITLEDAESYAFTFGRRDDDPQDGYNIGVYGIGMKRAVFKLGRKISIRSTTIENGDVDSFEVPINVTKWLRQPEHSPWDFDIFEADNLPEPGVRIEVKEFTSAAEAEFADPAFLEQLRKTIARDYSLHLHRGLQIIINGKKLEPWRIEFRQSEDFSPMRQSHTYKEQGGEVFVEIIAGMIASPPEDVGPSESEGEESRSGWYVVCNGRIVLAADKTSLSGWGTSGYPKWHRQYSGFMGFVIFSAQQAELLPLTTTKRSIDNSSSVFRKSLPEMRTAARTWIDYTNIRKQAMEAARGYERSTKSVEVFAIQRQPRVELPELSADKKTVRMSNIAYSVPTKKYRKLAAEFGDPNMSLKDVGLTSFSYAYDDFVGD; this comes from the coding sequence ATGTCAAAACGAGGCGCTGCGAACGCAAATCCGACGAAAGCCTTTTTTGTTCGGATGATCACGCGCGATATTACGCTCGAAGACTGTATCCTGGATCTTGTAGACAATAGCGTCGATGGTGCCTGGGCATGCGTGGATGGTGGCCCGCTGACCCTAGACAACCAAACTAGGCTGGATCATTTCACGATAAACATATCGATCAATACTGACAGCTTTACGATCAGTGACAACTGTGGCGGCATTACTCTCGAAGACGCTGAAAGCTATGCTTTCACATTCGGACGTAGAGATGATGATCCCCAAGATGGCTATAACATTGGTGTTTATGGCATAGGGATGAAACGCGCAGTATTTAAACTCGGTCGAAAAATTTCGATAAGAAGCACGACAATTGAGAACGGAGATGTGGACTCCTTCGAAGTGCCGATCAATGTTACCAAATGGCTGAGGCAACCTGAACATTCGCCTTGGGACTTTGATATATTCGAGGCTGATAATCTGCCCGAGCCAGGTGTCCGAATTGAAGTAAAAGAATTCACTTCAGCAGCCGAAGCCGAGTTCGCCGACCCGGCCTTTCTCGAGCAACTCAGAAAGACTATTGCTCGCGACTATAGTCTACATCTTCATCGCGGATTGCAGATCATCATAAATGGCAAAAAGTTGGAGCCGTGGCGGATTGAGTTCCGGCAAAGCGAAGATTTCAGTCCAATGCGCCAATCTCACACCTACAAAGAACAAGGTGGAGAAGTATTTGTTGAAATTATTGCAGGGATGATAGCCTCACCGCCCGAGGACGTTGGTCCGTCGGAATCTGAGGGCGAGGAATCGCGGTCGGGTTGGTATGTCGTCTGCAACGGCAGGATAGTATTGGCTGCGGACAAAACTTCACTGTCAGGTTGGGGCACATCCGGATATCCGAAATGGCATCGCCAATATTCTGGATTTATGGGTTTTGTTATTTTCTCCGCACAACAAGCAGAGCTGCTTCCGCTGACAACTACCAAGAGGAGCATCGACAATTCATCAAGTGTCTTTCGGAAGTCGTTGCCGGAGATGCGAACAGCAGCTCGTACTTGGATCGATTATACCAATATCAGAAAACAAGCGATGGAAGCAGCACGAGGTTACGAGAGGAGCACTAAGTCTGTGGAGGTTTTTGCAATTCAAAGACAGCCACGTGTAGAGCTCCCCGAGCTTTCCGCAGATAAAAAAACGGTTCGAATGTCTAATATTGCCTACAGTGTGCCCACAAAAAAATATCGCAAGCTTGCAGCTGAATTCGGTGATCCAAATATGTCGCTAAAAGACGTTGGGCTAACGTCTTTCTCATATGCTTACGACGACTTCGTCGGTGACTAA